One segment of Erigeron canadensis isolate Cc75 chromosome 2, C_canadensis_v1, whole genome shotgun sequence DNA contains the following:
- the LOC122586930 gene encoding galactose mutarotase-like: MPILKMYKTPQVLYYFITIIIISTFVFLWGGVSASKHEDIGIYELNNGHFSIKLTNWGATIISVFLPDKNGKFGDVVLGYESVDAYKNDTTYFGGIVGRVANRIGGAQFTLNGTLYKLDANEKTNMLHGGHRGFSDVVWKVTEYTKDGESPRITFTYHSFDGEEGFPGDLKVMVTYSLVGKYKLGVKMEAKAQNKATPVNLAQHTYWNLGGHKSGDILSEKIQIFGSKITPTNDQLIPTGKIVSVKGTPYDLLKPYVIKSKINGLPHGYDINYVLDGEKGKKMKVAAIVWDEKSGRSMKLTTDAPGVQFYTGNYIENVKGKDGCVYEAHAGLCLETQGFPDSVNHPNFPSQIVNPGQIYKHRMLFSFSIKH; encoded by the exons ATGCCCATATTAAAGATGTACAAAACACCACAAGTTTTGTACTATTTCATCACCATTATCATCATAAGTACTTTTGTGTTTTTATGGGGAGGTGTAAGTGCCTCTAAACATGAAGATATAGGGATTTATGAGCTCAACAATGGCCATTTCTCTATCAAACTCACTAATTGGGGTGCCACTATTATCTCTGTTTTTCTTCCTGATAAGAATG gaaAGTTTGGAGATGTGGTTCTCGGATACGAGTCTGTCGATGCATACAAG AATGATACCACATACTTTGGAGGCATCGTTGGACGGGTTGCTAACCGGATAGGCGGAGCTCAATTTACGTTAAATGGAACCCTTTATAAGTTAGATGCTAACGAGAAAACCAACATGCTTCATG GAGGGCATCGCGGATTTAGTGATGTAGTTTGGAAGGTCACAGAGTATACAAAAGACGGCGAATCTCCTCGTATTACGTTCACATACCATAGTTTTGATGGCGAAGAAG GATTTCCCGGAGATCTCAAAGTAATGGTGACCTATTCACTAGTTGGTAAGTATAAACTAGGTGTAAAAATGGAAGCAAAAGCCCAAAACAAGGCCACGCCCGTGAATCTAGCCCAACACACTTATTGGAACCTTGGAGGCCATAAAAGTGGCGATATCTTGTCCGAAAAGATTCAAATATTTGGATCCAAAATCACACCAACAAACGACCAACTCATTCCCACTGGGAAAATCGTTTCGGTTAAGGGCACCCCATATGATCTTCTGAAACCGTATGTCATAAAAAGCAAGATCAACGGACTTCCTCATGGCTACGACATAAATTATGTGTTAGATGGTGAAAAGGGTAAGAAAATGAAGGTCGCGGCCATTGTATGGGATGAAAAGTCCGGTAGATCAATGAAATTGACTACAGATGCTCCCGGTGTACAGTTTTACACCGGGAATTATATAGAGAATGTGAAGGGAAAAGATGGGTGCGTTTATGAAGCGCACGCTGGATTGTGTTTGGAGACACAAGGGTTTCCTGATTCGGTTAACCATCCTAATTTCCCTTCGCAAATTGTTAATCCGGGCCAAATTTACAAACATCGTATGTTGTTCTCGTTTTCAATAAAACATTAA
- the LOC122587575 gene encoding uncharacterized protein LOC122587575, whose protein sequence is MTVTDSVPESAPESSFQRTSVETLTSSMNNDPLFLASSDHPGMMLTYTPFNGGNFFGWSRTIKMALGAKLKLGFIDGTTPKPAVTDAFLYAQSAQELWKEIGERYGQGNGPLIYQVERELNKVSQGDLFVAAYYNKMKRFWDELTSLNGVPNCVCGKMQECACGITKKFQEIESRTKLMQFLMRLNDGFESVRNQILSMDPLPNINKAYYIVQQVEKQKQVTTSVPDPSAYFANQNSHKQGFRRDNRNGDQIKMKNCTYCKQDGHSYEQCFERLGYPDWYKGKKTKKGSIMAAQVGVDLGTKDSPFDYSYENELQGDKKSEFDQNLVATVCAEMMKMLKGKQADIPHAADVGSSTPHAGIDLTFYERLHALACHVYIDIEKDWVTDSGATDHMIPHLHLLESIRILHVPIKVKLPDGNIKLVTKVGQVKINSSLTLTDVFYVPEFQINLLSVGQLLNSKPLIAIFGPSWFAFQDLSTNQLVTVGKGHNKLYVCKPSESLPSANFSASVLPLVNTFVNNVAKISNNVSIDLFHARLGHTSKSKMIHVDAYKHVNIPDFSCDTCLLSKQHRLPFSRSHSHSSIPFELIHVDL, encoded by the exons ATGACAGTTACTGATTCCGTTCCGGAATCAGCTCCAGAATCTTCTTTTCAACGAACTTCTGTTGAAACCCTAACTTCTTCCATGAATAATGATCCGCTTTTCTTGGCCAGTTCTGATCATCCTGGCATGATGTTAACATATACTCCATTTAATGGAGGTAATTTCTTTGGGTGGAGCAGGACAATTAAGATGGCTTTAGGAGCAAAActtaaattagggtttattgATGGTACTACACCAAAACCAGCAGTTACTGATG CTTTTCTTTATGCTCAGTCTGCTCAAGAATTGTGGAAGGAAATTGGTGAAAGATATGGACAGGGTAATGGACCTCTCATATATCAAGTTGAAAGAGAACTCAATAAGGTTAGTCAGGGAGATCTTTTTGTTGCTGCTTactataataaaatgaaaaggttttggGATGAATTAACCAGTTTAAATGGTGTTCCTAATTGTGTGTGTGGAAAGATGCAAGAATGTGCTTGTGGTATTACCAAGAAATTCCAAgaaattgaaagtaggaccaAATTGATGCAGTTCTTGATGAGGTTGAATGATGGATTTGAATCTGTCAGGAACCAAATTCTGTCCATGGATCCACTTCCTAACATAAATAAAGCCTATTATATTGTTCAGCAAGTGGAGAAACAGAAACAGGTCACAACTAGTGTACCTGATCCTTCAGCCTATTTTGCTAACCAGAATAGTCATAAACAAGGTTTTAGAAGAGATAATAGGAATGGTGACCAAATTAAGATGAAAAATTGCACTTATTGCAAACAAGATGGTCATTCTTATGAACAATGCTTTGAAAGATTGGGATATCCTGATTGGTACAAAGGAAAAAAGACTAAGAAAGGAAGCATAATGGCTGCTCAAGTAGGGGTTGATTTAGGAACTAAGGATTCACCATTTGATTATTCTTATGAGAATGAATTACAAGGTGATAAGAAAAGTGAGTTTGATCAGAATTTGGTAGCAACAGTCTGTGCagaaatgatgaaaatgttgAAAGGCAAACAGGCAGATATTCCTCATGCTGCAGATGTTGGTTCTTCTACACCACATGCAGGTATTGATTTAACTTTCTATGAAAGGTTACATGCCTTAGCCTGCCATGTTTacattgatattgaaaaagattGGGTGACTGATAGTGGTGCTACTGATCACATGATACCTCACTTACATTTACTTGAATCCATTAGAATCCTTCATGTTCCTATTAAGGTTAAATTACCTGATGGCAATATAAAATTGGTCACAAAAGTTGGCCAGGTCAAAATAAATTCTTCTTTGACACTCACTGATGTGTTCTATGTTCCTGAGTTCCAAATAAATTTGTTATCAGTAGGTCAATTGTTAAATTCGAAACCCCTAATTGCTATTTTTGGCCCTTCCTGGTTTGCTTTTCAGGACCTTTCCACTAACCAGTTGGTGACAGTTGGAAAAGGTCACAACAAGCTTTATGTGTGCAAGCCATCTGAAAGTCTTCCTTCTGCAAATTTCTCTGCTTCAGTCCTTCCTTTAGTTAATACTTTTGTAAATAATGTTGCAAAGATTTCTAATAATGTCTCCATTGATTTGTTTCATGCTAGATTGGGACACACTTCTAAGTCTAAAATGATTCATGTGGATGCTTATAAACATGTGAATATTCCTGATTTTTCTTGTGATACTTGTTTGTTGTCTAAACAACATAGATTACCTTTTTCTAGAAGTCACTCTCATTCTTCAATTCCTTTTGAACTCATCCATGTTGATCTTTAG